A region from the Xenopus laevis strain J_2021 chromosome 4S, Xenopus_laevis_v10.1, whole genome shotgun sequence genome encodes:
- the lrp4.S gene encoding low-density lipoprotein receptor-related protein 4 isoform X1 — MGRRCSELFDRRNMELIVGLILLLCAIGVSSSPECSCGRNHFTCAVSAFGECTCIPAQWQCDGDNDCGDHSDEDGCMLPTCSPLDFHCDNGKCIRRSWVCDGDNDCEDDSDEQDCPPRECEEDEFSCQNGYCIRSLWHCDGDNDCGDNSDEQCDMRKCSEKEFGCADGSCIAEHWFCDGDTDCKDGSDEESCPSDIPAPSCSVEEFQCAYGRCILDIYHCDGDDDCGDWSDESDCSSHQPCRSGEFMCNSGLCINSGWRCDGDSDCDDQSDEKNCTTSICTADQFRCSSGRCVRLAWRCDGEDDCSDNSDERGCEKTGSPQCAQDQFLCSNGRCIGQRKLCNGVNDCGDGSDESPHQNCRPRTGDENCDHQNGGCEQKCQTVRGLVQCTCQTGYRLREDGRSCQDVDECAEEGYCSQGCINSQGGFQCSCEAGYQLRPDKRSCKALGPEPVLLFANRIDIRQVLPHRSEYTLLLNNLENAIALDFHHKHELVFWSDVTLDRIMRANLNGSNVEEVVSTGLESPGGLAIDWIHDKLFWTDSGTSRIEVSNLDGSHRRVLLWNNLEKPRAICLHPMEGTIYWTDWGNVPRIEYASMDGSNRRVIADTHLFWPNGLTIDYAGHRIYWVDAKHHVIERADLDGSNRKAVISQGLPHPFAITVFEDSLYWTDWHTKSINSANKFTGKNQEVIRSKLHFPMDIHTLHPQRQPSGANRCGIDNGGCSHLCLPSGKTFTCACPTGFRKAGLQTCAKSLDKFLLFARRTDIRRISFDTDDLSDDVIPLSDVRSAVALDWDATEDLMYWTDITTDSINRAKWDGSEQEVIIDTSLESPAGLAIDWVTHKLYWTDAGTDRIEVSNADGSLRSVLIWENLDRPRDIVVDPIGGFMYWTDWGANPKIERAGMDASSRLVIISSNLTWPNGLAIDYESERLYWADAGMKTIESAKLNGADRMVLIGNDLPHPFGLTLYGDQIYWTDWQSKSIETADRKTGLGRRIVQANLENLMDIHVFHRHRTQVDSACSIDNGGCSHICLLAPKPKGHSCACPTGVNLLSNGRTCSSGMDRFLIFARRTDIRSVSLDIPYFADVVVPINATMKNTIAVGVDPLQGLIYWADSTLRKISRAALDGSSHQDIISTGLVTTDGLAVDAIGRKLYWTDTGTNRIEVANLDGTMRKVLVWQNLGSPRAIALYHEMGYMYWSDWGENAKLERAGMDGSERVVLISLNLGWPNGLAVDKAGSQLLWADAHTERIEASDLMGQNRRILVSPVQHPYGLTLLDAHIYWTDWQTRSIQRADKDTGGNIIVVRDNLPGLMDIQAVDRTHALGYNKCGDKNGGCSHLCLPTPTSYSCGCPTGIQLKDYGKTCNPSPDTYLLFSSRGSIRRISLDTEDHTDVYVPIPELHNVISLDYDSVEGKIYYTDVFLDVIRRSDLSGSGMETVIGQGLKTTDGLTVDWVARNLYWTDTGRNTIEVSRLDGRHRKVLVNNSLDEPRAIAVFPRKGFLFWTDWGQMAKIERAHLDGSDRKTIINTDLGWPNGLTLDYDSRRIYWVDAHLDRIENADLNGKMRHVLISQVSHPFSLTQEGRWIYWTDWQTKSIQRVDKFSGRNKETVLGNVEGLMDIIVVSPHRQTGTNPCGINNGGCSHLCFARSIDYVCACPDEPDSEPCFLLPGYQPLAPHPTNSSEKNSGPFITESDQEESTLGATQRSCSDEMGSPVLCTSNGPVPAHAGDRLRVPYIIAGSLSLLCLLLLLCALLIYRHRRAKLSDQGLSTLTYSNPSYRTSTQEVKIEAVQKMNTSLHRHRKEAVPDSGFTKEKIRILEGFGLLSGEECEWDHLKQVKPSRTSILRDHVCIKTDTVSLQASTASLDLTETQQLLQEEQSESSSVILPPSPERRVSLPDTGWRGKHLSSTESDV; from the exons GGGTCTCCAGCTCACCGGAATGCTCCTGCGGCCGCAATCACTTCACGTGTGCCGTCAGTGCGTTTGGGGAGTGTACGTGTATTCCTGCGCAGTGGCAGTGCGATGGGGACAATGACTGTGGCGACCACAGCGACGAAGATGGCTGCA TGCTGCCCACCTGCTCCCCACTGGATTTTCACTGCGACAATGGAAAGTGCATCCGACGCTCATGGGTGTGTGATGGCGACAATGACTGCGAGGACGATTCCGATGAACAAGACTGTC CACCCCGGGAATGTGAGGAGGACGAGTTCTCGTGCCAGAATGGATACTGTATCCGAAGCCTGTGGCACTGCGATGGGGACAACGACTGCGGAGATAATAGCGACGAGCAGTGCG ATATGAGGAAGTGCTCAGAGAAGGAGTTTGGCTGTGCAGATGGGAGCTGTATCGCTGAGCACTGGTTCTGCGATGGAGACACTGACTGTAAGGATGGATCTGATGAGGAGTCGTGCC CCTCGGATATCCCTGCTCCAAGCTGTAGCGTGGAGGAGTTTCAGTGCGCATATGGCCGCTGCATCCTGGATATTTATCACTGTGATGGTGATGATGACTGCGGCGACTGGTCTGATGAGTCAGACTGCT CCTCACACCAACCCTGCAGGTCTGGAGAATTCATGTGCAACAGTGGCTTATGTATTAACTCTGGGTGGCGCTGTGACGGTGACTCTGACTGTGACGACCAATCGGATGAGAAGAACTGCA CGACTTCCATCTGTACGGCCGACCAGTTCCGCTGCAGTTCAGGTCGCTGTGTCCGACTTGCGTGGCGATGCGATGGGGAGGACGACTGCTCAGATAACAGTGATGAGAGAGGCTGTGAGAAAACTG GCTCCCCTCAGTGTGCACAAGACCAGTTTCTATGCAGTAATGGGCGCTGCATCGGGCAACGGAAACTATGCAATGGAGTGAATGACTGTGGGGACGGCAGTGACGAAAGCCCCCATCAAAACTGCC GGCCACGCACCGGAGACGAAAACTGCGACCACCAAAATGGAGGCTGCGAACAAAAGTGTCAGACGGTGCGAGGACTGGTTCAGTGCACGTGCCAGACGGGGTACAGGCTGAGGGAGGATGGGAGATCTTGTCAGG ACGTGGACGAATGCGCTGAGGAAGGCTACTGTAGCCAGGGCTGTATTAACTCCCAGGGTGGCTTCCAGTGTTCGTGTGAAGCTGGATACCAATTACGTCCGGACAAACGAAGCTGCAAGGCCCTTG GACCAGAGCCAGTTTTACTCTTTGCCAATCGAATTGACATCCGACAGGTCCTTCCTCACCGCTCTGAATATACTCTGCTCCTCAATAACCTGGAAAATGCCATCGCCTTGGACTTCCACCACAAGCATGAGCTGGTCTTCTGGTCTGATGTCACTCTGGACCGTATCATGAGGGCCAATCTCAATGGCAGCAATGTGGAAGAGGTGGTGTCTACTGGTCTTGAAAGTCCAG GGGGTCTGGCAATTGACTGGATCCATGACAAACTGTTCTGGACAGACTCTGGAACCTCTCGAATTGAAGTGTCCAATCTGGATGGTTCCCATCGCAGGGTCCTCCTGTGGAACAACCTGGAGAAACCTAGAGCTATTTGTCTACACCCCATGGAAGG CACCATCTACTGGACAGACTGGGGTAACGTCCCACGCATTGAATATGCCAGCATGGATGGGTCCAACCGACGTGTTATTGCAGACACGCACCTTTTCTGGCCCAACGGCTTGACCATTGACTATGCTGGACACCGCATCTACTGGGTGGATGCAAAGCACCATGTGATCGAGCGGGCTGACTTGGATGGATCCAATCGCAAAGCTGTGATTAGCCAAG GGCTCCCGCACCCATTTGCTATCACAGTATTTGAGGACAGCCTTTATTGGACTGACTGGCATACTAAAAGCATCAACAGTGctaacaaatttaccggcaagaATCAGGAGGTGATACGCAGCAAACTCCACTTCCCTATGGATATCCACACTCTACACCCACAGCGGCAGCCCTCCG GAGCAAACCGATGTGGTATAGATAATGGGGGCTGCTCCCACCTCTGCCTCCCCAGTGGTAAAACCTTCACTTGCGCCTGTCCGACTGGATTCCGAAAGGCTGGTCTTCAGACTTGTGCTAAGA GTCTTGACAAGTTCCTGCTTTTTGCTCGAAGGACGGACATCCGGAGGATCAGCTTTGACACAGACGACCTGTCTGACGATGTCATCCCACTGTCTGACGTGCGTAGCGCAGTGGCACTGGACTGGGACGCTACTGAAGACCTCATGTATTGGACTGACATCACTACAGACTCCATTAACCGTGCTAAATGGGATGGAAGTGAACAGGAG GTCATCATAGACACCAGCTTGGAAAGCCCTGCGGGCCTGGCCATAGACTGGGTTACCCATAAATTGTATTGGACTGATGCAG GCACAGACCGGATAGAGGTGTCAAACGCAGATGGATCATTGAGAAGTGTTTTAATTTGGGAGAACCTGGACAGACCAAGAGACATTGTGGTGGACCCTATAGGAGG TTTCATGTATTGGACAGACTGGGGGGCCAACCCTAAGATAGAACGTGCTGGAATGGATGCCTCTAGCCGCCTGGTCATTATTTCCTCTAACTTGACCTGGCCCAATGGGCTGGCAATTGACTATGAATCTGAAAGGTTATACTGGGCTGATGCCGGCATGAAAACCATAGAGTCAGCGAAACTGAATGGAGCAGATCGAATG GTACTGATTGGAAATGATCTCCCACATCCCTTTGGGCTTACTCTATATGGAGACCAGATTTACTGGACCGATTGGCAGTCAAAAAGCATTGAGACCGCTGATCGCAAGACTGGACTTGGACGCAGAATTGTGCAAGCGAATCTAGAGAATCTGATGGACATTCACGTGTTCCACCGTCACCGAACCCAAG TTGATTCTGCCTGTTCCATTGATAATGGAGGTTGCAGCCATATCTGCCTTCTAGCTCCAAAGCCCAAAGGGCACAGCTGTGCCTGTCCCACTGGGGTCAATCTGCTGAGCAATGGCAGGACATGCTCATCAG GAATGGATCGTTTCCTTATCTTTGCTCGGAGGACAGACATTCGCTCCGTCTCCCTGGATATCCCTTATTTTGCCGATGTGGTGGTTCCCATCAATGCAACAATGAAAAACACCATTGCTGTGGGAGTGGATCCTTTGCAGG GTCTGATATACTGGGCAGACAGCACCCTTAGGAAAATTAGCCGAGCAGCTCTGGATGGATCCAGTCACCAGGATATTATATCCACTG GCTTGGTGACCACAGATGGTCTGGCAGTGGATGCAATTGGACGAAAGCTGTATTGGACAGACACTGGGACCAATCGGATAGAAGTAGCAAATTTGGACGGTACCATGAGGAAAGTGCTAGTGTGGCAAAATTTGGGCAGCCCTCGAGCTATTGCTTTGTACCATGAGATGGG ATATATGTATTGGTCTGACTGGGGAGAAAATGCAAAGCTTGAGAGGGCAGGAATGGATGGTTCTGAACGAGTGGTTCTGATAAGCCTAAACTTGGGCTGGCCCAATGGACTGGCAGTGGACAAGGCTGGATCCCAGCTGCTCTGGGCTGATGCACATACAGAG AGGATAGAGGCCTCTGACTTAATGGGACAGAACAGACGTATCTTAGTGTCTCCAGTGCAGCACCCATATGGCCTGACTCTGCTGGATGCTCATATCTATTGGACAGACTGGCAAACACGTAGCATCCAAAGAGCAGATAAAGACACGGGTGGGAACATCATAGTGGTCAGAGACAATTTGCCTGGACTCATGGACATTCAGGCTGTGGACAGAACTCATGCTTTAG GCTACAACAAGTGTGGAGATAAAAATGGAGGCTGTTCTCACCTGTGCCTGCCAACCCCTACCAGTTATTCCTGTGGCTGCCCAACTGGTATCCAGCTCAAAGATTATGGAAAGACGTGCAACCCATCTCCAGATACATACCTGCTCTTCTCCAGTCGTGGATCCATTCGTAGGATCTCCTTGGACACAGAAGACCATACAGATGTATACGTGCCTATCCCTGAGTTACACAATGTCATCTCTCTTGATTATGATAGCGTGGAGGGAAAAATCTACTACACTGATGTCTTCCTAGATGTGATCAG GAGGTCAGATCTATCTGGCTCTGGTATGGAAACTGTCATTGGTCAGGGACTGAAGACGACAGATGGACTGACTGTGGACTGGGTTGCCAGGAATCTATACTGGACAGACACTGGTCGGAACACCATCGAGGTATCGCGTCTGGATGGGCGACACAGGAAAGTGTTGGTCAATAATAGCCTGGATGAACCTCGTGCCATTGCAGTGTTTCCAAGGAAGGG tttcctgTTCTGGACGGACTGGGGACAGATGGCCAAGATTGAGAGAGCTCATCTGGATGGCTCTGACCGGAAGACAATAATTAACACTGATCTTGGGTGGCCCAATGGATTAACACTTGATTATGACAGCCGCAG GATTTACTGGGTAGATGCCCATCTGGATCGTATTGAGAATGCTGATCTAAATGGGAAGATGCGCCATGTTCTTATCAGTCAAGTCTCCCATCCATTTTCTCTTACACAG GAGGGACGCTGGATCTACTGGACAGATTGGCAGACAAAGTCCATCCAGCGAGTAGATAAGTTTTCTGGGAGGAATAAGGAGACCGTTTTGGGCAATGTGGAAGGACTGATGGATATTATTGTGGTGTCCCCTCACAGACAGACAG GTACTAATCCTTGTGGCATCAATAATGGTGGTTGCTCGCACCTCTGCTTTGCTCGCTCCATTGACTACGTGTGTGCCTGCCCTGATGAGCCAGATTCAGAGCCATGCTTCCTCC TTCCTGGTTATCAGCCGTTGGCCCCACACCCAACCAACAGCAGCGAGAAAAACTCAGGTCCATTTATCACTGAGAGTGATCAAGAGGAGAGCACACTTGGAGCAACACAAAGAAG TTGCTCAGATGAGATGGGTTCGCCGGTACTCTGTACATCTAATGGGCCCGTGCCAGCACATGCAG GAGACAGGCTGAGAGTACCATATATCATTGCTGGATCCCTATCACTGCTCTGCTTGTTACTGTTACTATGTGCTCTACTCATCTACAG GCACCGACGTGCAAAGCTATCAGACCAAGGGCTAAGCACCCTCACATACAGCAACCCCTCATATCGCACATCCACGCAAGAGGTGAAAATCGAGGCTGTACAAAAAATGAATACAAGCCTGCATCGACATCGCAAAGAG GCTGTACCAGACAGTGGTTTTACCAAAGAGAAGATACGGATTCTGGAGGGCTTTGGTTTACTGTCTGGAGAGGAGTGTGAATGGGATCATCTCAAGCAGGTGAAACCATCTCGAACCAGCATTCTCCGGGACCACGTATGCATTAAGACAGACACAGTGTCTCTACAGGCCAGCACAGCTTCTCTTGACCTGACCGAGACACAGCAGCTATTGCAAGAGGAGCAGTCGGAGAGCAGCAGCGTCATTCTTCCACCAAGCCCTGAGCGGCGGGTCTCCCTCCCGGACACTGGTTGGAGGGGTAAACACTTGTCTTCCACCGAGAGTGATGTGTGA
- the lrp4.S gene encoding low-density lipoprotein receptor-related protein 4 isoform X2, producing MGRRCSELFDRRNMELIVGLILLLCAIGVSSSPECSCGRNHFTCAVSAFGECTCIPAQWQCDGDNDCGDHSDEDGCMLPTCSPLDFHCDNGKCIRRSWVCDGDNDCEDDSDEQDCPPRECEEDEFSCQNGYCIRSLWHCDGDNDCGDNSDEQCDMRKCSEKEFGCADGSCIAEHWFCDGDTDCKDGSDEESCPSDIPAPSCSVEEFQCAYGRCILDIYHCDGDDDCGDWSDESDCSSHQPCRSGEFMCNSGLCINSGWRCDGDSDCDDQSDEKNCTTSICTADQFRCSSGRCVRLAWRCDGEDDCSDNSDERGCEKTGSPQCAQDQFLCSNGRCIGQRKLCNGVNDCGDGSDESPHQNCRPRTGDENCDHQNGGCEQKCQTVRGLVQCTCQTGYRLREDGRSCQDVDECAEEGYCSQGCINSQGGFQCSCEAGYQLRPDKRSCKALGPEPVLLFANRIDIRQVLPHRSEYTLLLNNLENAIALDFHHKHELVFWSDVTLDRIMRANLNGSNVEEVVSTGLESPGGLAIDWIHDKLFWTDSGTSRIEVSNLDGSHRRVLLWNNLEKPRAICLHPMEGTIYWTDWGNVPRIEYASMDGSNRRVIADTHLFWPNGLTIDYAGHRIYWVDAKHHVIERADLDGSNRKAVISQGLPHPFAITVFEDSLYWTDWHTKSINSANKFTGKNQEVIRSKLHFPMDIHTLHPQRQPSGANRCGIDNGGCSHLCLPSGKTFTCACPTGFRKAGLQTCAKSLDKFLLFARRTDIRRISFDTDDLSDDVIPLSDVRSAVALDWDATEDLMYWTDITTDSINRAKWDGSEQEVIIDTSLESPAGLAIDWVTHKLYWTDAGTDRIEVSNADGSLRSVLIWENLDRPRDIVVDPIGGFMYWTDWGANPKIERAGMDASSRLVIISSNLTWPNGLAIDYESERLYWADAGMKTIESAKLNGADRMVLIGNDLPHPFGLTLYGDQIYWTDWQSKSIETADRKTGLGRRIVQANLENLMDIHVFHRHRTQVDSACSIDNGGCSHICLLAPKPKGHSCACPTGVNLLSNGRTCSSGMDRFLIFARRTDIRSVSLDIPYFADVVVPINATMKNTIAVGVDPLQGLIYWADSTLRKISRAALDGSSHQDIISTGLVTTDGLAVDAIGRKLYWTDTGTNRIEVANLDGTMRKVLVWQNLGSPRAIALYHEMGYMYWSDWGENAKLERAGMDGSERVVLISLNLGWPNGLAVDKAGSQLLWADAHTERIEASDLMGQNRRILVSPVQHPYGLTLLDAHIYWTDWQTRSIQRADKDTGGNIIVVRDNLPGLMDIQAVDRTHALGYNKCGDKNGGCSHLCLPTPTSYSCGCPTGIQLKDYGKTCNPSPDTYLLFSSRGSIRRISLDTEDHTDVYVPIPELHNVISLDYDSVEGKIYYTDVFLDVIRRSDLSGSGMETVIGQGLKTTDGLTVDWVARNLYWTDTGRNTIEVSRLDGRHRKVLVNNSLDEPRAIAVFPRKGFLFWTDWGQMAKIERAHLDGSDRKTIINTDLGWPNGLTLDYDSRRIYWVDAHLDRIENADLNGKMRHVLISQVSHPFSLTQEGRWIYWTDWQTKSIQRVDKFSGRNKETVLGNVEGLMDIIVVSPHRQTGTNPCGINNGGCSHLCFARSIDYVCACPDEPDSEPCFLLPGYQPLAPHPTNSSEKNSGPFITESDQEESTLGATQRSCSDEMGSPVLCTSNGPVPAHAGDRLRVPYIIAGSLSLLCLLLLLCALLIYRHRRAKLSDQGLSTLTYSNPSYRTSTQEVKIEAVQKMNTSLHRHRKEHSAPSESLSPFLF from the exons GGGTCTCCAGCTCACCGGAATGCTCCTGCGGCCGCAATCACTTCACGTGTGCCGTCAGTGCGTTTGGGGAGTGTACGTGTATTCCTGCGCAGTGGCAGTGCGATGGGGACAATGACTGTGGCGACCACAGCGACGAAGATGGCTGCA TGCTGCCCACCTGCTCCCCACTGGATTTTCACTGCGACAATGGAAAGTGCATCCGACGCTCATGGGTGTGTGATGGCGACAATGACTGCGAGGACGATTCCGATGAACAAGACTGTC CACCCCGGGAATGTGAGGAGGACGAGTTCTCGTGCCAGAATGGATACTGTATCCGAAGCCTGTGGCACTGCGATGGGGACAACGACTGCGGAGATAATAGCGACGAGCAGTGCG ATATGAGGAAGTGCTCAGAGAAGGAGTTTGGCTGTGCAGATGGGAGCTGTATCGCTGAGCACTGGTTCTGCGATGGAGACACTGACTGTAAGGATGGATCTGATGAGGAGTCGTGCC CCTCGGATATCCCTGCTCCAAGCTGTAGCGTGGAGGAGTTTCAGTGCGCATATGGCCGCTGCATCCTGGATATTTATCACTGTGATGGTGATGATGACTGCGGCGACTGGTCTGATGAGTCAGACTGCT CCTCACACCAACCCTGCAGGTCTGGAGAATTCATGTGCAACAGTGGCTTATGTATTAACTCTGGGTGGCGCTGTGACGGTGACTCTGACTGTGACGACCAATCGGATGAGAAGAACTGCA CGACTTCCATCTGTACGGCCGACCAGTTCCGCTGCAGTTCAGGTCGCTGTGTCCGACTTGCGTGGCGATGCGATGGGGAGGACGACTGCTCAGATAACAGTGATGAGAGAGGCTGTGAGAAAACTG GCTCCCCTCAGTGTGCACAAGACCAGTTTCTATGCAGTAATGGGCGCTGCATCGGGCAACGGAAACTATGCAATGGAGTGAATGACTGTGGGGACGGCAGTGACGAAAGCCCCCATCAAAACTGCC GGCCACGCACCGGAGACGAAAACTGCGACCACCAAAATGGAGGCTGCGAACAAAAGTGTCAGACGGTGCGAGGACTGGTTCAGTGCACGTGCCAGACGGGGTACAGGCTGAGGGAGGATGGGAGATCTTGTCAGG ACGTGGACGAATGCGCTGAGGAAGGCTACTGTAGCCAGGGCTGTATTAACTCCCAGGGTGGCTTCCAGTGTTCGTGTGAAGCTGGATACCAATTACGTCCGGACAAACGAAGCTGCAAGGCCCTTG GACCAGAGCCAGTTTTACTCTTTGCCAATCGAATTGACATCCGACAGGTCCTTCCTCACCGCTCTGAATATACTCTGCTCCTCAATAACCTGGAAAATGCCATCGCCTTGGACTTCCACCACAAGCATGAGCTGGTCTTCTGGTCTGATGTCACTCTGGACCGTATCATGAGGGCCAATCTCAATGGCAGCAATGTGGAAGAGGTGGTGTCTACTGGTCTTGAAAGTCCAG GGGGTCTGGCAATTGACTGGATCCATGACAAACTGTTCTGGACAGACTCTGGAACCTCTCGAATTGAAGTGTCCAATCTGGATGGTTCCCATCGCAGGGTCCTCCTGTGGAACAACCTGGAGAAACCTAGAGCTATTTGTCTACACCCCATGGAAGG CACCATCTACTGGACAGACTGGGGTAACGTCCCACGCATTGAATATGCCAGCATGGATGGGTCCAACCGACGTGTTATTGCAGACACGCACCTTTTCTGGCCCAACGGCTTGACCATTGACTATGCTGGACACCGCATCTACTGGGTGGATGCAAAGCACCATGTGATCGAGCGGGCTGACTTGGATGGATCCAATCGCAAAGCTGTGATTAGCCAAG GGCTCCCGCACCCATTTGCTATCACAGTATTTGAGGACAGCCTTTATTGGACTGACTGGCATACTAAAAGCATCAACAGTGctaacaaatttaccggcaagaATCAGGAGGTGATACGCAGCAAACTCCACTTCCCTATGGATATCCACACTCTACACCCACAGCGGCAGCCCTCCG GAGCAAACCGATGTGGTATAGATAATGGGGGCTGCTCCCACCTCTGCCTCCCCAGTGGTAAAACCTTCACTTGCGCCTGTCCGACTGGATTCCGAAAGGCTGGTCTTCAGACTTGTGCTAAGA GTCTTGACAAGTTCCTGCTTTTTGCTCGAAGGACGGACATCCGGAGGATCAGCTTTGACACAGACGACCTGTCTGACGATGTCATCCCACTGTCTGACGTGCGTAGCGCAGTGGCACTGGACTGGGACGCTACTGAAGACCTCATGTATTGGACTGACATCACTACAGACTCCATTAACCGTGCTAAATGGGATGGAAGTGAACAGGAG GTCATCATAGACACCAGCTTGGAAAGCCCTGCGGGCCTGGCCATAGACTGGGTTACCCATAAATTGTATTGGACTGATGCAG GCACAGACCGGATAGAGGTGTCAAACGCAGATGGATCATTGAGAAGTGTTTTAATTTGGGAGAACCTGGACAGACCAAGAGACATTGTGGTGGACCCTATAGGAGG TTTCATGTATTGGACAGACTGGGGGGCCAACCCTAAGATAGAACGTGCTGGAATGGATGCCTCTAGCCGCCTGGTCATTATTTCCTCTAACTTGACCTGGCCCAATGGGCTGGCAATTGACTATGAATCTGAAAGGTTATACTGGGCTGATGCCGGCATGAAAACCATAGAGTCAGCGAAACTGAATGGAGCAGATCGAATG GTACTGATTGGAAATGATCTCCCACATCCCTTTGGGCTTACTCTATATGGAGACCAGATTTACTGGACCGATTGGCAGTCAAAAAGCATTGAGACCGCTGATCGCAAGACTGGACTTGGACGCAGAATTGTGCAAGCGAATCTAGAGAATCTGATGGACATTCACGTGTTCCACCGTCACCGAACCCAAG TTGATTCTGCCTGTTCCATTGATAATGGAGGTTGCAGCCATATCTGCCTTCTAGCTCCAAAGCCCAAAGGGCACAGCTGTGCCTGTCCCACTGGGGTCAATCTGCTGAGCAATGGCAGGACATGCTCATCAG GAATGGATCGTTTCCTTATCTTTGCTCGGAGGACAGACATTCGCTCCGTCTCCCTGGATATCCCTTATTTTGCCGATGTGGTGGTTCCCATCAATGCAACAATGAAAAACACCATTGCTGTGGGAGTGGATCCTTTGCAGG GTCTGATATACTGGGCAGACAGCACCCTTAGGAAAATTAGCCGAGCAGCTCTGGATGGATCCAGTCACCAGGATATTATATCCACTG GCTTGGTGACCACAGATGGTCTGGCAGTGGATGCAATTGGACGAAAGCTGTATTGGACAGACACTGGGACCAATCGGATAGAAGTAGCAAATTTGGACGGTACCATGAGGAAAGTGCTAGTGTGGCAAAATTTGGGCAGCCCTCGAGCTATTGCTTTGTACCATGAGATGGG ATATATGTATTGGTCTGACTGGGGAGAAAATGCAAAGCTTGAGAGGGCAGGAATGGATGGTTCTGAACGAGTGGTTCTGATAAGCCTAAACTTGGGCTGGCCCAATGGACTGGCAGTGGACAAGGCTGGATCCCAGCTGCTCTGGGCTGATGCACATACAGAG AGGATAGAGGCCTCTGACTTAATGGGACAGAACAGACGTATCTTAGTGTCTCCAGTGCAGCACCCATATGGCCTGACTCTGCTGGATGCTCATATCTATTGGACAGACTGGCAAACACGTAGCATCCAAAGAGCAGATAAAGACACGGGTGGGAACATCATAGTGGTCAGAGACAATTTGCCTGGACTCATGGACATTCAGGCTGTGGACAGAACTCATGCTTTAG GCTACAACAAGTGTGGAGATAAAAATGGAGGCTGTTCTCACCTGTGCCTGCCAACCCCTACCAGTTATTCCTGTGGCTGCCCAACTGGTATCCAGCTCAAAGATTATGGAAAGACGTGCAACCCATCTCCAGATACATACCTGCTCTTCTCCAGTCGTGGATCCATTCGTAGGATCTCCTTGGACACAGAAGACCATACAGATGTATACGTGCCTATCCCTGAGTTACACAATGTCATCTCTCTTGATTATGATAGCGTGGAGGGAAAAATCTACTACACTGATGTCTTCCTAGATGTGATCAG GAGGTCAGATCTATCTGGCTCTGGTATGGAAACTGTCATTGGTCAGGGACTGAAGACGACAGATGGACTGACTGTGGACTGGGTTGCCAGGAATCTATACTGGACAGACACTGGTCGGAACACCATCGAGGTATCGCGTCTGGATGGGCGACACAGGAAAGTGTTGGTCAATAATAGCCTGGATGAACCTCGTGCCATTGCAGTGTTTCCAAGGAAGGG tttcctgTTCTGGACGGACTGGGGACAGATGGCCAAGATTGAGAGAGCTCATCTGGATGGCTCTGACCGGAAGACAATAATTAACACTGATCTTGGGTGGCCCAATGGATTAACACTTGATTATGACAGCCGCAG GATTTACTGGGTAGATGCCCATCTGGATCGTATTGAGAATGCTGATCTAAATGGGAAGATGCGCCATGTTCTTATCAGTCAAGTCTCCCATCCATTTTCTCTTACACAG GAGGGACGCTGGATCTACTGGACAGATTGGCAGACAAAGTCCATCCAGCGAGTAGATAAGTTTTCTGGGAGGAATAAGGAGACCGTTTTGGGCAATGTGGAAGGACTGATGGATATTATTGTGGTGTCCCCTCACAGACAGACAG GTACTAATCCTTGTGGCATCAATAATGGTGGTTGCTCGCACCTCTGCTTTGCTCGCTCCATTGACTACGTGTGTGCCTGCCCTGATGAGCCAGATTCAGAGCCATGCTTCCTCC TTCCTGGTTATCAGCCGTTGGCCCCACACCCAACCAACAGCAGCGAGAAAAACTCAGGTCCATTTATCACTGAGAGTGATCAAGAGGAGAGCACACTTGGAGCAACACAAAGAAG TTGCTCAGATGAGATGGGTTCGCCGGTACTCTGTACATCTAATGGGCCCGTGCCAGCACATGCAG GAGACAGGCTGAGAGTACCATATATCATTGCTGGATCCCTATCACTGCTCTGCTTGTTACTGTTACTATGTGCTCTACTCATCTACAG GCACCGACGTGCAAAGCTATCAGACCAAGGGCTAAGCACCCTCACATACAGCAACCCCTCATATCGCACATCCACGCAAGAGGTGAAAATCGAGGCTGTACAAAAAATGAATACAAGCCTGCATCGACATCGCAAAGAG CATTCTGCTCCTTCTGAAAGCCTCTCCCCTTTCCTCTTCTGA